The nucleotide sequence TGTTGGAATTGAATGTAACGAAATAACCTCATCGCCATGAAAAAATATTATATCATTCTCATTGCCTTCTTGGGCTGTTTAGGCTTGCAAGCCAAAGATATGACCGGACTTAAAATTTACATCAATCCGGGTCACGGCGGTTATGACTCGGACGACCGCAATGTAGCCGTATATCCGTATGCACAAGGCGACACACTCGGTTTTTGGGAATCCTCGTCGAATCTGCACAAAGGATTGATGTTAAGAGAACTGCTACAAGAGCAGGGAGCTACCGTAGCGATGTCTCGCGTATTAAATCGGACGGAAGACGACCGAGGACTCGAAACCATCGGGCGGGAAGCCAGCGAATGGGAGGCCGACCTGTTTTTCTCCATACACAGCAATGCGACCGGCACGAGCCGCCGGGATAATTTCCCGATGATGTTGTTCAGAGGATATACCGAAAATCCGGTAAAGCCCGAGGACAAGGTAGCGGCAAAGATACTGTTCAAGCACCTTATCGAAAACCAAGTAACCTATTGGACTCAAACGGAAGAGTATGTCGTGGGCGATTTTGATTTCTATCCCGACTGGAACAATGCAGGATTGGGAGTCCTCCGAAAATTAACCGTCACCGGGTTTCTTTCAGAAGGTTCTTATCACGACTATGTGCCCGAAACATATCGTTTGCTCAACATGGACTACAAATGGATGGAGGCATGGCATTTCACCAAAGCTGTCATGGAATACTTCGACACAGAAGGATTCACAACGGGAAATATCGCCGGTGTTATTTATGATAGTCGCATGACCCGTACCGAATCGTACGTACAACACGGAAGAGACAAGCAAGTGCCATTATGTGGAGCCACAGTAACCCTGTTGCCGAACAATATAACCTATACGACGGATAACCTATACAACGGCGTATACATGTTTAAAAACCTCGCTCCGGGTAATTACCAGCTAAAAATCGCAGCGGAAGACCATTACGATCGGACAATCTATGTAACAGTGACAGCCAATACAATAAGTTATACCAATGTGGCTATGGACAGAGTGAGAAATACAGCACCGGAAGTCACCTCTTACAGCCCTGTCATGGAAAACGAAACAGACAGCATCAACTGTACGACTCCCATTGTCTTGAATTTCAATTGGGATATGGACACGGAATCTGTACAAAAGGCTTTCTCGATCGACCCGCCGGTAGAAGGGAACATTACATTCGAGGATTCACAGTACCGAATGGTATTTACCCCCACTCGTCCTTACGAGGTAGCTACCCTATATACCGTAAAACTCGATAAAAGTGCAAAACACCCGGGTAATATGTCTATGACCGAAGATTTTTCCTTCACGTTCTTAACGCAGGGAAGAAACCAATTGAAACTATTGGCAGCCAGCCCATCGGAAGGAGCGGTACTACACTATCCGAAACCGACGATCGAAGTAAGATTCGATAATGTTCTCGACCCTGTCAATATTCGAGACCTCATCAAATTACAGGATAGTGAAGGAAACGATGTCAGCATCAACTTGCGTTCTGCCAAATACAACCAGTTAGGAGACTCCTACGGGAACTATTATTTTACCACAGCTGCCGATTTGAAACAAGGACAAAATTATAAATTGAAAATAGATGCCTCGTTGCACGATGTGGAAAATATAGCGATCGTAGACCCCATCGAAATCAATTTTACCGCCGGAGATGTAAGCCGCTCCGAAACAGCCGTCGAGGAATTCGAAACTCCCGATATGATTACATTCGATGCGACCCAAAGTATCGGGACAACCACTGCAAAAGCGATTCGCTCTACCGCTCAAAAACTGTTCGGTAGCGCATCTTACAATTTCACATACACGTTCAATGCAGACGAAGCTCGCGCCGTATTCACAACAGCCGATACATTCGGAAGTTCCACTGTGGTCGACAATACCCAAACTATCGGTATGCACATTTACGGCGATCTTTCTTGCGACGAAATATGGCTGCAACTATCCTCTGGAAACGATACACAAGAGATTTTATTGACGAATGTCGATTTCAGAGGCTGGCAATTCCGGGAAACCCGTTTGGACCAGCTGAATCCGGGAAAGGACTATCGCATAAGCGGCATAAAGATAACGAGAACAAAACCGTTCTTCTCCGAATCGGGTAGTTTCTTCTTAGACAATATGCTGGTATATACCTCCTCGGATATTCACTTTATCGCTACATCGAAAGCCGTAAATGTTTATCCTAATCCGGCCTCCGATATATTAAAAATTCAGTCTGACACCTCCGTACAACGGTGGACCCTGTACAGCCTATCGGGAAGCTGTATCGCTACCGGTTCGGAAACAACGATAGATACCTCGAACATTCCCGCGGGAACGTACTTGTTGAAAATACAGACCGAAGGAAAAGAGTTCTGTTATCCGGTTTTGATTGTACATTGACAAAGGATTAAGAATATACGGGCGATAAAGTATAAACGATCTGCTTTGTACTTTACCGTCCGTATTTTTATCGTACTATTTTTAACAGAATTTTGATACTTTACAGTAAAATAAGTATTCTATTTGGAAAATGAAGAAAGATATTTTATCTTTGCATAAGATGCAGAAATAGGTTGTGCCTCAGTAAAATCGATGCTAACATTGTTTCTACTTTCGAACGGCACTATTCTCATAAAAGATAAACGACACTCGCCGATACGAAAATTAATTTTCATCACGGCCGTTTGTTTTATCTTTATAAAGAGTTGAATGATGCCAGAAAGCACATCTATCAAGATTTTTTATTTATGAAAGTTATAGCAGAAAGTGGTTCCACGACAACAGAATGGGTTCTCGTCGATGGAAAAAATGTTTTGGAAAGAAGTTTTACGGAAGGAATAAATCCCTTTTTCCAAACGAGAAGGGAAATAAGCCACAGTATCCGTCTCAATTTACCGGAAACTTTTTTTAAGAAACGATGGGAACGGGTCTATTTTTATGGCGCCGGATGTGCCAATCTGGATAAGAAAAACATTCTCGAAGCCTCGTTAGTAGCACAGTTCAAAACACCCATTTCGGCGGAAAGCGATTTATTGGCTGCCGCCAGAGGTTTGCTAATCGACAAACCGGGAATAGCCTGTATCTTGGGGACCGGTTCGAATTCTTGTCTATACGACGGAGAACGTATCATTAAAAACGTACGTTCCGCCGGATATATCTTAGGAGACGAAGGCAGTGGGGCTGCTATGGGACGACGCTTTTTAAGTGACTATTTAAAGAACCTTACTCCAAAGGATCTCTGCGATGCTTTTCATGAAAAATTCAAAGTTACTCCGGACGAGATTATGGATTCCATATATAACCACCCTTTCCCCAACCGTTCGCTTTCTACTTTCTCCTATTTCTTGAAAGACCATCTGGACAACAAATATGCGTTCAATTTAGTCTATGAAGAGTTGATGAGATTCTTCCAGAGAAACATTATCCAATATGACTATAAATCATATCCGGTTTATTTCATGGGTAATTTGGCCTATACCTACGCCGATATTCTCGATTTGGTAGCTAAGGATTTCGGATTGAATATAGAAAAAACGGAAAAAAGCCCTATGCAGGGACTCATCGAATATCACTCGATCTACGGGTAAAGATATCTCATTATTTCGATTTATACTCATATGCAGGATCGTATCGACAGATTCTGCATATTTTTTTCTTGTAAAAAAGAGAGATGAATTCATATTAAAAAATACTAAATATATGTTCTCGAATCAAAAACATATATTATATTTGTATGAACCATAATAGAAAGGTATCTACTCATGAACTTTTAGCACCTAAAATAATGCTGTAAAAAGTTCTAACAAAGAGAAAATAGATTGACAAAAAAACAGGAACCGAAGTTTATCCATTCGAAAAACATGAAAGAGAACCGATATATTTTATCATTTATAATTTTCTTATTAGGCTCACTATCAATCCATTCACAAACACATAGAGGCCTAAGAACGACTGTCGAAGAAGCACTTGTTTCTCTAAAACCCGAACACTTAGCCATCGGTGAAATAAAATTAGATACGCTTCTTTTAGAAAAGGGCAACAAACTTGTCGTTCAAATGAACGATGAATTTTCTTATCTTCCATTCAGAAAGGAACTCGTTAAACGAGCCTATGACACCATACGTTCTATTTTACCACCGGACTTGAAAAAGAAAAAACTTTTCATTCTTACCAGTGGCTATGAAATAAGCGAATTGATTCCTTTCGCCGACAACCGCAAAAGATTCGAAATTCATTGCGAGCGACCGATCGTCAGCCCGATAAAATGTCACTACCTTCCTACAAAAGGTTTACTCAACAGACATATCGCTCTATGGCAAAGTCACGGATACTATTTCGAACAATCCTTGAACCGATGGGAATGGCAACGTGCCCGAATTTTCGAAACCGTGGAGGATCTGTACACCCAAAGTTTCGTCATGCCGTTCCTAACCCCCATGCTTCAAAATGCAGGAGCCTATGTATTTTCTCCTCGTGAACGAGATACAAACCGGCACGAACTCATTGCAGACAACGACAATGCCGATACCTATTTCGAAACAGGGACCGAAAAGGTAAAATGGGAGAACGGCGGCACAGGATTCGCCCATACAGTCTCGGTCTATACCGGCACTCGAAACCCGTTCGACGACGGAAGTTTCAGACAAACAAAAACCACGACCGATCCTCGGAAAGAGATACAGGCCCATTGGTATGCTCCGATACCCCAAACCGGGAAATATGCAGTTTATATCGCCTACCGCACAGTCAAAAACAGTACCGACGACGCTTTATACACCGTATATCACAAAGGCGGAAAAACACAGTTCAAAGTCAATCAAAGTATGGGCGGCGGCACATGGATATATTTAGGACATTTCGATTTCGCCAAAGGTGAAAACGCCCATGTAGAACTCAGCAATCTTTCCCGAAAAAATGGAAAAACAGTCACGGCCGATGCGGTGAAAATAGGAGGCGGATATGGCAATATCGCCCGACGAGTAGACGATTCGCACATCGACGAGAATCCGGGAAATTCATCTATAAACTATTCCTATACGACAAGCGGTTATCCCCGTTTCACCGAAGCCGCCCGCTATTGGCTACAATGGGCGGGATTCCCCGAAAAAGTCTATTCCCCCAGTCAAGGGAAAAACGACTATACCGACGATTACAAATGCCGGGGAGAATGGGTCAATTATCTGGCAGGAGGTTCGGACATACTGCCCGACAGTTCAGGATTGAACGTTCCCTTAGACCTCGCTTTCGCTTTCCATTCCGATGCGGGCACAACCAAAAACGACTCGATAATCGGGAGCTTAGGAATTTATTTTACCGGAAAAGGGAAAAAGACCTATGGGAAAAATACTCCCAGACAAGTTTCTCGTTATCTCACCGATGTCGTATTGACACAAATCGCCGACGACATACGAGAGACTTATGAACCGGA is from Barnesiella intestinihominis YIT 11860 and encodes:
- a CDS encoding Ig-like domain-containing protein, producing the protein MKKYYIILIAFLGCLGLQAKDMTGLKIYINPGHGGYDSDDRNVAVYPYAQGDTLGFWESSSNLHKGLMLRELLQEQGATVAMSRVLNRTEDDRGLETIGREASEWEADLFFSIHSNATGTSRRDNFPMMLFRGYTENPVKPEDKVAAKILFKHLIENQVTYWTQTEEYVVGDFDFYPDWNNAGLGVLRKLTVTGFLSEGSYHDYVPETYRLLNMDYKWMEAWHFTKAVMEYFDTEGFTTGNIAGVIYDSRMTRTESYVQHGRDKQVPLCGATVTLLPNNITYTTDNLYNGVYMFKNLAPGNYQLKIAAEDHYDRTIYVTVTANTISYTNVAMDRVRNTAPEVTSYSPVMENETDSINCTTPIVLNFNWDMDTESVQKAFSIDPPVEGNITFEDSQYRMVFTPTRPYEVATLYTVKLDKSAKHPGNMSMTEDFSFTFLTQGRNQLKLLAASPSEGAVLHYPKPTIEVRFDNVLDPVNIRDLIKLQDSEGNDVSINLRSAKYNQLGDSYGNYYFTTAADLKQGQNYKLKIDASLHDVENIAIVDPIEINFTAGDVSRSETAVEEFETPDMITFDATQSIGTTTAKAIRSTAQKLFGSASYNFTYTFNADEARAVFTTADTFGSSTVVDNTQTIGMHIYGDLSCDEIWLQLSSGNDTQEILLTNVDFRGWQFRETRLDQLNPGKDYRISGIKITRTKPFFSESGSFFLDNMLVYTSSDIHFIATSKAVNVYPNPASDILKIQSDTSVQRWTLYSLSGSCIATGSETTIDTSNIPAGTYLLKIQTEGKEFCYPVLIVH
- a CDS encoding xanthan lyase, which gives rise to MKENRYILSFIIFLLGSLSIHSQTHRGLRTTVEEALVSLKPEHLAIGEIKLDTLLLEKGNKLVVQMNDEFSYLPFRKELVKRAYDTIRSILPPDLKKKKLFILTSGYEISELIPFADNRKRFEIHCERPIVSPIKCHYLPTKGLLNRHIALWQSHGYYFEQSLNRWEWQRARIFETVEDLYTQSFVMPFLTPMLQNAGAYVFSPRERDTNRHELIADNDNADTYFETGTEKVKWENGGTGFAHTVSVYTGTRNPFDDGSFRQTKTTTDPRKEIQAHWYAPIPQTGKYAVYIAYRTVKNSTDDALYTVYHKGGKTQFKVNQSMGGGTWIYLGHFDFAKGENAHVELSNLSRKNGKTVTADAVKIGGGYGNIARRVDDSHIDENPGNSSINYSYTTSGYPRFTEAARYWLQWAGFPEKVYSPSQGKNDYTDDYKCRGEWVNYLAGGSDILPDSSGLNVPLDLAFAFHSDAGTTKNDSIIGSLGIYFTGKGKKTYGKNTPRQVSRYLTDVVLTQIADDIRETYEPEWNRRGMWNKSYFEARVPEVPTMLLELLSHQNFADMRYGLDPRFRFLVSRAIYKGILKFIAEQNDYEYQVQPLPVNHLRTEFIGTHEIKLTWRAVEDPLEPTATPEKYIVYTRIGNGVFDSGTLVSDTSYTKSIIPDSIYSFKVTAVNSGGESFPSETVSLCRCSQEKGTVMVINGFDRISAPDSFEIDTLMAGFDTRKDFGVPYLYDISFIGEQYEFRRNIPWIDDDAPGFGASRADYETRVIAGNTFDYPYIHGRAITNAGYSFLSASDEAVTDQLVALNDYRIVDLILGKEKQVKIGRGVTDRAFKTFPESLQTIIADYCENGGNIFVSGAYVATDLWDNGDVNESDKRFANEILHYTWRTGQASVSGQVKPAASPFPAFDTLHVEYHNTLNENCYAVESPDGIEPFGKGSYTIQRYGENNIGAGIFYRGQRYNTCILGYPFETIKTEKQRNELMNAILSSFDQTITHQ